Proteins encoded within one genomic window of Chelatococcus sp. HY11:
- a CDS encoding type II toxin-antitoxin system Phd/YefM family antitoxin yields the protein MEWSLQDAKNQFSRVVQQARHEGPQFVTLRGAPAAVVLSVANFEALRAGRPTLVDDLLGGPTWDDDLAMAILRDDPSNGEVS from the coding sequence ATGGAATGGTCGCTACAGGACGCCAAGAATCAGTTCTCCCGGGTGGTGCAGCAAGCACGCCATGAAGGCCCCCAGTTTGTCACCTTGAGAGGGGCCCCCGCCGCCGTCGTGTTGTCGGTAGCGAACTTCGAGGCATTGCGTGCTGGCCGGCCGACCTTGGTCGACGACCTGCTCGGAGGGCCGACCTGGGACGATGATCTCGCCATGGCGATCTTGCGGGACGATCCGTCCAACGGCGAGGTGTCTTGA
- a CDS encoding alpha/beta family hydrolase: protein MALTFIFDGPEASNKTILLAHGAGAPMDSPSLTAMSAALAASGFRVARFEFGYMAARRSDARRKPPPRAEKLIPEYLSAVDELDAEGLLIVGGKSMGGRVASMVADELSIAGKAHGLLCLGYPFHPPGRPEQLRTHHLEELKTPTLIIQGTRDVFGTREEVSNFTLSSAIEIAWLEDGDHDLKPRKRVSGFAMGDHLKTMADAVSVWTGRLIDV from the coding sequence ATGGCATTGACCTTTATTTTCGACGGTCCCGAAGCGTCGAATAAGACGATCCTGTTGGCGCATGGTGCGGGAGCCCCGATGGATTCCCCCTCCTTGACCGCAATGTCGGCGGCCTTGGCGGCCTCGGGTTTTCGTGTGGCCCGCTTTGAATTCGGCTATATGGCTGCCCGGCGGTCGGATGCGAGACGCAAGCCGCCTCCGCGCGCCGAAAAGCTCATCCCGGAATATCTGTCCGCTGTCGATGAGCTCGATGCGGAAGGTCTCCTCATCGTCGGTGGCAAGTCGATGGGAGGCCGCGTGGCCAGCATGGTGGCGGACGAGCTTTCGATCGCGGGCAAGGCCCACGGCCTGCTCTGCCTTGGCTATCCCTTTCATCCCCCGGGTAGGCCCGAGCAATTACGGACCCATCATCTCGAGGAGCTGAAGACGCCGACTCTCATCATTCAAGGCACGCGCGACGTGTTCGGGACGAGAGAGGAGGTGTCCAACTTCACACTGTCATCAGCCATCGAGATTGCATGGCTCGAGGATGGCGACCATGACCTGAAGCCACGCAAACGTGTTTCCGGCTTCGCCATGGGCGACCATCTCAAGACCATGGCGGATGCGGTTTCGGTTTGGACCGGGCGGTTGATCGATGTCTGA
- the repA gene encoding plasmid partitioning protein RepA, producing MAQTAPDPQRVSPEDLKGVIQRHSSALTSQLQIHHATTFPPHAQKTIRQFSPAETARLIGIGEGYLRQVAAETPGLSGLVTNGRRTYSVEDIHNLRIHLDRGSRGTRRYLPWRREGEALQVVSVMNFKGGSGKTTTTAHLAQHLALHGYRVLAIDLDPQASLSALFGEQPELDVGQNETLYGAIRYDEEQRPVAEIVRSTYIPDLHLIPGNLELMEFEHDTPRALMTRKAGDTLFFARIGQAIAQVQDLYDVVIIDCPPQLGYLTLSALTAATSVLITIHPQMLDVMSMSQFLAMTGDLLDEISRVGATSDYNWLRYLVTRFEPSDGPQNQMVAFLRSIFNDHVLIHPMLKSTAVSDAGLTNQTLFEVERSQFTRSTYDRAVEAMQNVNGEIEELIRKAWGRSA from the coding sequence ATGGCACAGACGGCACCCGATCCGCAGCGTGTGTCCCCCGAGGATCTCAAGGGGGTGATTCAACGCCATTCCAGCGCGCTCACCAGCCAGTTGCAGATCCATCACGCGACCACCTTCCCACCGCATGCGCAAAAAACGATTCGACAGTTTAGCCCCGCCGAAACGGCGCGGCTCATCGGCATCGGGGAAGGATATCTTCGTCAGGTCGCCGCCGAAACGCCCGGTCTTTCCGGATTGGTCACGAATGGACGGCGAACCTACTCGGTCGAGGATATCCATAATCTGCGAATCCATCTCGATCGCGGCAGTCGCGGCACCCGCCGCTATCTGCCGTGGAGGAGGGAAGGCGAGGCGCTTCAGGTCGTCTCCGTGATGAATTTCAAAGGCGGCTCGGGAAAAACGACAACGACGGCCCATCTCGCTCAGCATCTGGCTCTGCATGGCTACCGGGTGCTCGCGATCGATCTCGATCCCCAGGCTAGCCTTTCCGCTCTCTTTGGCGAACAGCCCGAGCTCGATGTCGGCCAGAACGAAACCCTCTACGGGGCGATCCGTTACGACGAGGAACAGCGGCCAGTCGCCGAGATTGTCCGTTCCACTTATATCCCGGATCTCCATCTCATTCCGGGCAATCTCGAGCTCATGGAGTTCGAGCATGACACGCCACGTGCGCTGATGACGCGAAAGGCTGGCGATACGCTCTTCTTCGCACGGATCGGCCAAGCGATCGCACAGGTTCAGGACCTGTATGATGTGGTCATCATCGATTGCCCGCCCCAACTCGGATATCTCACGCTTTCCGCGCTGACGGCCGCGACGTCTGTCCTGATCACTATTCATCCTCAGATGCTCGATGTGATGTCCATGAGCCAGTTTCTGGCTATGACGGGGGACTTGCTCGATGAGATCTCCCGCGTCGGCGCGACGTCCGACTACAATTGGTTGAGATATCTCGTGACACGCTTCGAGCCGAGCGACGGCCCACAAAACCAGATGGTCGCCTTCCTGCGCTCGATTTTTAACGATCACGTTCTAATTCATCCGATGCTCAAGAGCACGGCTGTCTCCGATGCTGGCCTGACAAACCAGACGCTCTTTGAGGTCGAACGCAGCCAGTTCACCCGTTCGACCTACGACCGCGCCGTTGAGGCAATGCAGAATGTCAATGGTGAGATCGAAGAACTCATCAGAAAGGCTTGGGGACGCTCCGCATGA
- the msrA gene encoding peptide-methionine (S)-S-oxide reductase MsrA codes for MTTERAVLAGGCFWGMQDLIRRRPGVISTRVGYSGGDVPHATYRNHGSHAEAIEILFETDTVSYRDLLEFFFQIHDPTTRNRQGNDIGTSYRSAIFYTSEQQRRVAQDTIADVDASGLWPGKVVTEVAPVGDFWEAEPEHQDYLERIPNGYTCHFPRPDWKLPKRDEVRRAG; via the coding sequence ATGACAACGGAACGCGCGGTGCTTGCTGGTGGGTGTTTCTGGGGTATGCAGGATCTGATCCGCCGCCGTCCTGGCGTAATTTCCACCCGTGTCGGTTATTCAGGTGGCGACGTGCCTCACGCCACCTACCGCAACCATGGCAGTCACGCCGAGGCGATCGAGATTTTATTCGAGACCGACACCGTCAGCTATCGCGACCTGCTCGAATTCTTCTTCCAGATCCACGACCCGACGACCCGTAACCGCCAGGGTAATGATATTGGGACAAGCTATCGTTCGGCGATCTTCTACACCAGCGAGCAACAGAGGCGCGTGGCGCAGGACACCATTGCCGATGTGGATGCGTCCGGCCTTTGGCCCGGCAAGGTCGTGACGGAAGTAGCCCCCGTCGGCGATTTCTGGGAGGCTGAGCCCGAGCATCAGGACTATCTGGAACGGATCCCCAATGGCTATACCTGCCATTTTCCGCGGCCAGACTGGAAGCTGCCGAAGCGCGATGAAGTCCGGCGCGCGGGCTGA
- a CDS encoding AAC(3)-I family aminoglycoside N-acetyltransferase — MMTRIERLTVGGEALFQKLNVVFATAFDDPDSYSSKPPTASYLAGLLAKDHVIALVAMDGADVVGGIVAYELEKFEQERKEIYIYDLAVAEAYRRRGIATALIEKLREIAGERQAWVVYVQADYGDDPAVALYTKLGTREDVMHFDIAIQGGAAHRS, encoded by the coding sequence ATGATGACCAGAATTGAGCGATTGACAGTGGGCGGCGAGGCGCTCTTCCAGAAGCTGAATGTCGTCTTTGCCACGGCCTTCGATGATCCCGATAGCTATTCGTCCAAGCCCCCCACCGCTTCCTATCTCGCAGGGCTTCTGGCTAAGGATCATGTGATTGCCTTGGTAGCCATGGACGGTGCCGATGTGGTCGGCGGCATCGTCGCCTACGAACTCGAAAAGTTCGAGCAGGAGCGCAAGGAAATCTATATTTACGATCTTGCGGTTGCTGAGGCCTATCGTAGGCGGGGGATTGCGACCGCGTTGATCGAAAAACTGCGCGAGATCGCGGGAGAACGGCAGGCGTGGGTGGTGTATGTACAGGCTGACTACGGTGATGATCCCGCCGTCGCGCTCTACACGAAGCTTGGTACGCGCGAGGATGTGATGCATTTCGATATCGCGATACAAGGCGGCGCTGCTCATCGCTCCTGA
- a CDS encoding patatin-like phospholipase family protein, with the protein MATICLLTCLSGCLAPERIPYHASIASTASIEGFENIRMDADLRGTPSQVRSWLPVSRHKEVNYLVLSGGGAGGAFSVGALKAWSEKGQRPQFDIVSGVSTGALIAPYAFLGSAYDETLVDLYTSGVAEKLVDMDFLPLGLLGAGLLKQEPLRTMIERYLTRDIVAKIAAEHRKGRRLLVLTSNLDSQKAVIWNMGAIANSDRPDAVRLFRDIITASASIPGLYPAVLIKAKSGLQHFEEMHSDGGSASQVLTIPEGWMADAENANWPRAANFNMYILVNNALMPEFATTTNNTFIVAARASSSLVKSQTRSALLATYAYSKKMGIRFHMASIDEEIPYDMTKPFSTTYMRAVYEIGYRKMIGNSLWKDRPYFTDAGSTADEHSARRGLTIKQ; encoded by the coding sequence TTGGCGACAATTTGCCTGCTCACTTGCTTGAGCGGCTGCCTAGCGCCTGAGCGAATTCCCTATCATGCGAGCATCGCATCAACTGCCAGCATCGAAGGATTCGAAAATATCCGCATGGATGCGGATTTGCGTGGAACTCCATCACAAGTGCGTTCTTGGCTGCCGGTCTCACGGCATAAGGAGGTGAATTACCTCGTTCTATCGGGCGGCGGTGCTGGCGGCGCCTTCAGTGTCGGCGCGTTGAAAGCCTGGTCGGAGAAGGGCCAACGCCCGCAGTTCGATATCGTGAGCGGTGTCAGCACCGGAGCTTTGATTGCGCCTTATGCTTTCCTCGGCTCTGCCTATGACGAGACTCTCGTGGATCTCTATACAAGTGGCGTTGCCGAGAAGTTGGTCGACATGGATTTCCTGCCGCTGGGTTTGCTCGGCGCGGGTCTGCTGAAGCAGGAGCCGCTTCGGACTATGATCGAACGCTACTTGACCCGCGATATCGTGGCGAAGATTGCCGCTGAGCACCGAAAGGGACGGCGCTTGCTCGTTCTGACCTCAAACCTCGATTCGCAGAAGGCCGTGATTTGGAATATGGGAGCTATCGCGAACAGCGATCGACCCGACGCCGTAAGGCTATTTCGAGATATAATCACAGCCTCCGCGAGCATTCCTGGCCTCTACCCGGCCGTTCTCATCAAGGCAAAGTCCGGTCTGCAGCACTTCGAGGAAATGCACTCCGATGGCGGCTCAGCCTCCCAGGTCCTGACGATTCCGGAAGGCTGGATGGCCGATGCCGAGAACGCTAACTGGCCGCGCGCGGCGAATTTTAACATGTATATTCTGGTCAATAACGCCCTTATGCCGGAATTCGCCACAACGACAAACAATACATTTATCGTTGCAGCGCGGGCAAGCTCGTCCTTGGTCAAGTCACAGACGCGCAGCGCATTGCTAGCAACATACGCTTATTCCAAAAAGATGGGCATCCGATTTCACATGGCGTCGATAGACGAGGAAATACCCTACGACATGACGAAGCCTTTCAGTACAACATATATGCGCGCCGTGTACGAAATTGGCTACAGAAAAATGATAGGCAACAGTCTTTGGAAAGACCGCCCGTATTTCACAGACGCTGGGTCGACAGCCGACGAGCACAGCGCACGACGGGGCCTCACGATAAAGCAATAG
- a CDS encoding PIN domain-containing protein, translating to MYLLDTEFIVAARRGAPQAATWLRSVDPLSIHLSVLTLGAITRGIAHKQTPSSDTAQPLVEWLRRLRHNHADRILPVTDQIATTWGRIVGTSSCRSIDGLLAATAIVHDLLLVTRRGAVFTDTGASMIDPWDPEPHG from the coding sequence ATGTATCTCCTTGATACTGAGTTCATCGTCGCGGCCCGAAGGGGAGCGCCACAGGCGGCTACGTGGCTGCGCTCGGTTGATCCACTTAGCATTCATCTCAGCGTCCTCACCCTTGGCGCGATTACGCGTGGCATCGCCCACAAGCAGACGCCATCTTCCGATACGGCCCAGCCTCTTGTCGAATGGCTCCGCAGACTTCGTCATAATCACGCCGATCGCATCCTTCCGGTTACCGACCAGATTGCGACGACCTGGGGCCGGATTGTCGGGACCAGCAGTTGCAGGAGCATCGACGGCCTGCTCGCAGCCACCGCCATCGTCCACGACCTCTTGCTTGTCACCCGCCGTGGCGCGGTTTTCACCGACACCGGAGCTTCGATGATCGATCCCTGGGACCCCGAGCCTCATGGGTGA